The Streptomyces kanamyceticus genome window below encodes:
- a CDS encoding alpha/beta hydrolase codes for MPTLLQPRAAATTAALLVATLAACGGGDSKDEALPDQKLSWKDCPAPSAAEGSGGAPSPLPGGAEWQCATMKAPLDWAKPKGDTIDIALIRAQTSGNKDDRIGSLVFNFGGPGGSGVTTLPAFGADYAKLRTRYDLVSFDPRGVGRSAGIKCEDDEQLDDYFQQDSTPDDAAEKKKLVDNVTSFNNACEKNSGKTLPHVRTTDAARDMDLMRQVLGDDKLHYFGISYGTELGGVYAHLFPKKVGRAVFDAVVDPTQTAEEGSLGQAEGFQLALDNFAKDCTSKVEDCPVGDTEQDVKDRIAKLLKDLDSKPITGLPPRELTQTAATNGIAQSLYSKDFWPYLTQGLEEAYDGDGKILMALSDSMNGRSEDGEYSNIQAANVSINCADDKARYTREYVDQKLPEFREASPLFGDYLAWGMVGCTDWAVEGQADHPNVGAQGAPPIVVIGNTGDPATPYEGARKMAQALGKGVGVELTYKGQGHGAYDSKNACVRDAVNGYLLDGTVPKAGTVCG; via the coding sequence TGGAAGGACTGCCCCGCGCCCTCGGCCGCCGAGGGCAGCGGCGGCGCTCCGTCGCCGCTGCCCGGTGGCGCCGAGTGGCAGTGCGCCACCATGAAGGCGCCGCTCGACTGGGCGAAGCCCAAGGGCGACACGATCGACATCGCGCTGATCAGGGCCCAGACCAGCGGGAACAAGGACGACCGCATCGGCTCCCTGGTCTTCAACTTCGGCGGCCCCGGCGGCTCGGGCGTCACCACCCTGCCCGCCTTCGGCGCGGACTACGCCAAGCTGCGCACCCGCTACGACCTGGTCAGCTTCGACCCCCGCGGCGTCGGCCGCAGCGCGGGCATCAAGTGCGAGGACGACGAACAGCTGGACGACTACTTCCAGCAGGACTCCACCCCCGACGACGCCGCCGAGAAGAAGAAGCTCGTGGACAACGTCACGTCGTTCAACAACGCCTGCGAGAAGAACTCCGGCAAGACTCTCCCGCACGTCCGCACCACCGACGCGGCCCGCGACATGGACCTGATGCGCCAGGTCCTCGGCGACGACAAGCTGCACTACTTCGGCATCTCGTACGGCACCGAACTCGGCGGCGTATACGCCCACTTGTTCCCCAAGAAGGTGGGCCGGGCCGTCTTCGACGCGGTGGTCGACCCCACCCAGACGGCCGAAGAGGGCTCCCTCGGCCAGGCCGAGGGATTCCAGCTCGCGCTCGACAACTTCGCGAAGGACTGCACCTCCAAGGTGGAGGACTGCCCGGTCGGCGACACCGAACAGGACGTCAAGGACCGGATCGCGAAGCTCCTCAAGGACCTCGACAGCAAGCCCATCACCGGCCTGCCGCCCCGCGAACTGACCCAGACCGCCGCCACCAACGGCATCGCGCAGTCCCTGTACTCCAAGGACTTCTGGCCGTACCTCACCCAAGGACTCGAAGAGGCGTACGACGGCGACGGCAAGATCCTCATGGCACTGTCCGACTCGATGAACGGACGCAGCGAGGACGGCGAGTACAGCAACATCCAGGCGGCCAACGTCTCCATCAACTGCGCGGACGACAAAGCGCGTTACACCAGGGAGTACGTCGATCAGAAGCTCCCCGAGTTCCGCGAGGCGTCACCGCTGTTCGGCGACTACCTGGCCTGGGGCATGGTCGGCTGCACGGACTGGGCGGTGGAGGGCCAGGCCGACCACCCGAACGTCGGTGCGCAAGGGGCGCCGCCCATCGTCGTCATCGGCAACACGGGCGACCCGGCCACGCCCTACGAAGGCGCGCGCAAGATGGCGCAGGCGCTGGGCAAGGGCGTCGGGGTCGAGTTGACGTACAAGGGCCAGGGCCACGGGGCGTACGACAGCAAGAACGCGTGCGTACGGGACGCGGTGAACGGCTATCTCCTTGACGGCACCGTGCCGAAGGCGGGAACGGTCTGCGGCTGA
- a CDS encoding alpha/beta hydrolase, which produces MQRFVRSAALAAAGVLMAGLAVGCSSDDGEGDAKGSGKSSGEDSAASGSDAAPKPDPSSSLPPSVTAQKLDWSRCEAPEGGTAPGAQWQCSTLKVPLDYAKPKGETIGIALIRATSTAKTTAKTTGKKSDRIGSLLFNFGGPGGSGVSGLPSFADMYDKLRTRYDLVSFDPRGVAASEGVRCRDDSATQAAERKVDLTPDTAAEEETYFKDAADFGAGCARGAKKVIGHVSTADAARDMDVMRQVLGDDKLHYMGISYGTELGGTYAHLFPKRVGRLALDAVVDPSADSVGHAENQARGFQRALDNYFTSLGEDPKKGSAKVVKLLKGLDAEPLRTSGDRELTESLAMTGITITLYSKQTWPTLTRALQDAEKGDGTALLQLADAYNERDPSGHYSTQSHSQRAISCLDDKARTTPEEAKQRLGRFREISPVFGEFLGWDTAGWCHDWPVAGQYESPEVSAPGAAPILVVGNTGDPATPYEGARKMADELGKGVGTLLTWKGEGHGAYGNGSDCVDGTVNDYLLTGTVPKDGKVCSS; this is translated from the coding sequence ATGCAGCGTTTCGTGCGTTCCGCGGCCCTGGCCGCGGCCGGGGTCCTGATGGCGGGGCTCGCCGTCGGCTGTTCTTCGGACGACGGCGAGGGGGACGCCAAAGGCAGCGGCAAGAGCAGCGGCGAGGACTCCGCGGCGAGCGGCTCGGACGCGGCGCCGAAGCCCGACCCCTCCTCCTCCCTGCCGCCCTCGGTCACCGCACAGAAGCTGGACTGGTCCCGCTGCGAGGCGCCCGAGGGAGGCACCGCGCCGGGCGCGCAATGGCAGTGCTCGACCCTCAAGGTCCCCCTCGACTACGCGAAGCCGAAGGGCGAGACGATCGGCATCGCCCTGATCCGTGCCACATCGACCGCCAAGACCACCGCCAAGACCACCGGCAAGAAGAGCGACCGCATCGGCTCCCTGCTCTTCAACTTCGGCGGCCCCGGCGGCTCGGGCGTCTCCGGGCTGCCCTCCTTCGCCGACATGTACGACAAGCTGCGCACCCGCTACGACCTGGTCAGCTTCGACCCGCGCGGCGTCGCGGCCAGCGAGGGCGTGCGGTGCCGCGACGACAGCGCGACGCAGGCCGCCGAGCGGAAGGTGGACCTCACGCCGGACACGGCGGCCGAGGAGGAGACGTACTTCAAGGACGCGGCCGACTTCGGCGCGGGCTGCGCGCGCGGGGCGAAGAAGGTCATCGGCCATGTCTCCACGGCCGACGCCGCCCGCGACATGGACGTCATGCGCCAGGTCCTCGGCGACGACAAGCTGCACTACATGGGCATCTCGTACGGCACCGAACTCGGCGGGACGTACGCGCACTTGTTCCCCAAGCGGGTCGGCCGCCTGGCCCTCGACGCGGTCGTCGACCCCAGCGCGGACTCCGTGGGCCACGCGGAGAACCAGGCACGCGGTTTCCAGCGCGCCCTCGACAACTACTTCACCTCGCTCGGCGAGGACCCGAAGAAGGGCTCCGCGAAGGTCGTGAAGCTGCTCAAGGGCCTCGACGCCGAGCCGCTGCGCACCTCGGGCGACCGCGAGCTGACCGAGTCCCTGGCGATGACCGGCATCACCATCACGCTCTACAGCAAGCAGACCTGGCCGACGCTGACCCGCGCCCTCCAGGACGCGGAGAAGGGCGACGGCACGGCGCTCCTTCAGCTCGCCGACGCCTACAACGAACGCGATCCGTCCGGCCACTACAGCACGCAGAGCCACTCGCAGCGGGCGATCTCCTGCCTGGACGACAAGGCGCGGACGACTCCGGAGGAGGCGAAGCAGCGGCTCGGCCGGTTCCGTGAGATCTCCCCGGTCTTCGGCGAGTTCCTCGGCTGGGACACGGCGGGCTGGTGCCACGACTGGCCGGTGGCCGGACAGTACGAGTCCCCCGAGGTGAGCGCCCCCGGCGCCGCCCCGATCCTCGTCGTCGGCAACACCGGCGACCCGGCGACCCCCTACGAAGGCGCCCGCAAGATGGCGGACGAGCTCGGCAAGGGCGTCGGCACGCTGCTGACCTGGAAGGGCGAGGGCCACGGGGCGTACGGCAACGGCAGCGACTGCGTGGACGGCACGGTCAACGACTACCTCCTCACCGGCACGGTCCCGAAGGACGGCAAGGTCTGCTCGTCCTGA
- the moeZ gene encoding adenylyltransferase/sulfurtransferase MoeZ: protein MSLPPLVEPASELTVDEVRRYSRHLIIPDVGMDGQKRLKNAKVLCVGAGGLGSPALMYLAAAGVGTLGIVEFDEVDESNLQRQIIHSQADIGRSKAASAKDSVLGINPYVNVILHEERLEAENVMDIFSQYDLIVDGTDNFATRYLVNDACVLLNKPYVWGSIYRFDGQASVFWSEHGPCYRCLYPEPPPPGMVPSCAEGGVLGVLCASIGSIQVTEAIKVLTGTGDALVGRLMIYDALEMQYRQVKVRKDPDCAVCGEKPTVTELIDYEAFCGVVSEEAQEAAAGSTITPKQLKEWIDGDEKIEIIDVREPNEYEIVSIPGAKLIPKNEFLMGTALESLPQDKKIVLHCKTGVRSAEVLAVLKSAGFSDAVHVGGGVIGWVNQIEPDKPVY, encoded by the coding sequence GTGTCGCTGCCACCCCTGGTCGAGCCCGCCTCTGAGCTCACCGTCGACGAGGTCCGCAGGTACTCCCGCCACCTGATCATCCCCGATGTCGGGATGGACGGGCAGAAGCGGCTGAAGAACGCCAAGGTGCTCTGTGTGGGCGCCGGTGGTCTCGGATCGCCCGCCCTGATGTACCTGGCCGCCGCCGGTGTGGGCACGCTCGGCATCGTCGAGTTCGACGAGGTCGACGAGTCCAACCTGCAGCGCCAGATCATCCACAGCCAGGCGGACATCGGCCGCTCCAAGGCGGCGTCCGCGAAGGACTCGGTCCTCGGCATCAACCCGTACGTGAACGTGATCCTCCACGAAGAGCGGCTCGAGGCCGAGAACGTGATGGACATCTTCAGCCAGTACGACCTGATCGTCGACGGCACGGACAACTTCGCGACCCGCTACCTGGTCAACGACGCGTGCGTGCTGCTCAACAAGCCGTACGTCTGGGGTTCCATCTACCGCTTCGACGGCCAGGCCTCCGTCTTCTGGAGCGAGCACGGTCCGTGCTACCGCTGCCTCTACCCGGAGCCCCCGCCGCCCGGCATGGTCCCCTCCTGCGCCGAGGGCGGCGTCCTCGGCGTGCTGTGCGCGTCGATCGGCTCCATCCAGGTCACCGAGGCGATCAAGGTCCTCACGGGCACGGGCGACGCGCTGGTCGGCCGCCTGATGATCTACGACGCCCTGGAGATGCAGTACCGCCAGGTCAAGGTCCGCAAGGACCCCGACTGCGCGGTCTGCGGCGAGAAGCCCACCGTCACCGAGCTCATCGACTACGAGGCCTTCTGCGGCGTCGTGTCGGAGGAGGCCCAGGAGGCGGCGGCCGGTTCGACGATCACTCCCAAGCAGCTCAAGGAGTGGATCGACGGCGACGAGAAGATCGAGATCATCGACGTCCGCGAGCCGAACGAGTACGAGATCGTCTCCATCCCCGGCGCCAAGCTGATCCCCAAGAACGAGTTCCTCATGGGCACCGCCCTGGAGAGCCTTCCGCAGGACAAGAAGATCGTCTTGCACTGCAAGACGGGTGTCCGCAGTGCGGAAGTCCTCGCGGTCCTGAAGTCGGCGGGCTTCTCGGACGCGGTGCACGTGGGCGGCGGCGTGATCGGCTGGGTCAACCAGATCGAGCCCGATAAGCCGGTCTACTAG
- a CDS encoding spherulation-specific family 4 protein — MPHLTRTAWGTASTDVRIGFGIPGFAHPLVAAAEWSELTRPGTPLKWVVLNVANGPGERPDPHCLEAAGRLRNAGVRVLGHLDMTYGARPFGELVSDAHRYLDWYQVDGFSLDRCPTERAALPEVRRTVATLRALIDDAHIVLGHGTHPYPGYAETGDQLVTFTGPWSDYRWSQVAEWTADYPPERFCHFVHGMPRGHLEEALRIARWQGASTIYFTDRVGDGGTNAPWESMPGYWDEIVSRIGTGVSE; from the coding sequence ATGCCGCATCTGACCAGGACCGCTTGGGGCACCGCGAGCACCGACGTACGCATCGGCTTCGGCATTCCGGGCTTCGCCCACCCGCTCGTGGCCGCCGCCGAATGGTCCGAACTCACCCGCCCAGGAACCCCTTTGAAGTGGGTTGTCCTGAATGTCGCGAACGGACCAGGGGAGCGCCCCGATCCACACTGCCTGGAGGCGGCGGGGCGGCTGCGGAACGCGGGCGTCCGCGTCCTCGGGCACCTCGACATGACGTACGGCGCCCGCCCCTTCGGCGAGTTGGTCTCCGACGCCCACCGCTATCTCGACTGGTACCAGGTCGACGGCTTCTCGCTGGACCGCTGTCCCACCGAGCGGGCCGCGCTGCCCGAGGTCCGCAGGACGGTCGCGACGCTGCGCGCACTGATCGACGACGCGCACATCGTGCTCGGCCACGGCACCCATCCGTACCCCGGATATGCCGAGACCGGCGACCAGTTGGTGACCTTCACGGGCCCGTGGAGCGACTACCGCTGGTCGCAGGTGGCCGAGTGGACCGCCGACTATCCGCCCGAGCGTTTCTGCCACTTCGTGCACGGCATGCCGCGCGGGCATCTGGAGGAGGCGTTGCGCATCGCGCGCTGGCAGGGCGCCTCGACGATCTACTTCACCGACCGGGTCGGTGACGGCGGTACGAACGCGCCCTGGGAGTCCATGCCCGGTTACTGGGACGAAATCGTCTCGCGCATCGGAACAGGTGTCTCGGAATGA
- a CDS encoding NAD-dependent epimerase/dehydratase family protein — MRVLLIGANGYLGRFVADRLLADPAVQLTALGRGDDSDVRFDLASGSPGALTRFLDAVHPGVVINCAGATRGGARELTRHNTVAVATICEALRRSGCGARLVQLGCGAEYGPSQPGSSTAEDAVPRPGGPYGVSKLAATELVLGSGLDAVVLRVFSPAGPGTPAGSPLGRLAEAMRRAMQAGDGELKLGGLGVQRDFVDVRDVARAVHAASLSAAQGVVNIGAGRAVRLRDAAAVLARVAGYGGALHELDQVPVRPSIGHPRTESEHGAPAAYPYPDGCGSWQQADVRTARDRLGWRPRINLEESLADIWMEAACRI; from the coding sequence ATGAGGGTGCTGCTGATCGGAGCCAACGGCTACCTCGGCCGCTTCGTCGCCGACCGGTTGCTCGCCGACCCGGCGGTGCAGCTGACCGCGCTCGGCCGCGGCGACGACTCGGACGTACGCTTCGACCTCGCGAGCGGCAGTCCCGGCGCGCTGACCCGCTTCCTCGACGCGGTGCACCCGGGCGTCGTCATCAACTGCGCGGGTGCCACGCGAGGGGGTGCCCGCGAGCTGACCCGGCACAACACCGTCGCCGTCGCCACCATCTGCGAGGCCCTGCGCCGCAGCGGCTGCGGGGCCCGGCTCGTGCAGCTGGGCTGCGGCGCCGAATACGGGCCGAGCCAGCCGGGATCCTCGACCGCGGAGGACGCGGTGCCACGGCCCGGCGGGCCCTACGGCGTCAGCAAGCTGGCGGCCACCGAACTCGTGCTCGGCTCCGGGCTCGACGCCGTCGTCCTGCGCGTGTTCTCGCCCGCGGGCCCCGGCACCCCCGCGGGCTCCCCGCTCGGGCGGCTCGCGGAGGCCATGCGGCGCGCCATGCAGGCGGGCGACGGCGAGCTCAAGCTCGGCGGCCTCGGCGTGCAGCGGGACTTCGTCGACGTACGGGACGTGGCGCGCGCCGTGCACGCCGCCTCGCTCTCCGCCGCCCAGGGCGTGGTGAACATCGGCGCGGGCCGCGCCGTGCGGCTGCGCGACGCGGCCGCCGTGCTCGCCCGCGTCGCGGGATACGGCGGTGCGCTGCACGAACTGGACCAGGTGCCCGTACGGCCATCCATCGGGCACCCCCGCACCGAATCAGAGCACGGGGCCCCGGCCGCGTACCCCTACCCGGACGGCTGCGGCAGCTGGCAGCAGGCGGACGTGCGCACCGCGCGCGACCGGCTCGGCTGGCGGCCCCGCATCAACCTCGAAGAGTCACTCGCCGACATCTGGATGGAGGCCGCATGCCGCATCTGA
- a CDS encoding DUF3492 domain-containing protein, which yields MRIGLLTEGGYPYVSGEARLWCDRLVRGLERHEFDVYALSRGRQQEEQGWIALPPQVSRVRTAPLWTADDAALSGAGPRGGHGRRARRRFTECFGELAAVICRGDSGGGAADAAHSSQDVADRFGNALYGLAELARDEGGLAGALRSEAAVRALESACRAPGALRAARTVRVPDLLAVAGLIERALRPLSLDWYADDALGAVDLCHATSGGPAALPGLLARHFAGVPLLVTEYGVQLRAHYLAAGDTGLSAPARALLASFHGLLAAEVYDRATLITPGNTHARRWQERCGADRAKLRTVYPGMASDRFTDVGESGYDDLTADRGTLLWVGRIEPAKDLISLLHAFADVRKEEPGARLRIVGAPAEGPEAAAYLAHCRALAAQLFPDEADGAHAVGDNPVSFEEIGGPETPELADAYAAAGVVVLSSVVEGFPISLVEAMYCGRATVSTDVGAVVEVIGGTGLVVPPRNPRALAEACVALLRDPERCARLGAAARARALELFTVEQNVAAFRGIYLEIVSHCPVRREALDESGEPVPFANPAEASVPGRWAVAVGRASGMEPGSESAGVPRWAVERVPADAELKGAAV from the coding sequence GTGCGCATCGGACTGCTTACGGAGGGTGGCTATCCGTATGTGAGCGGTGAGGCCAGGCTGTGGTGCGACCGGCTCGTGCGAGGGCTGGAGCGGCACGAATTCGACGTCTACGCGCTCAGCCGCGGCAGGCAGCAGGAGGAGCAGGGCTGGATCGCCCTCCCGCCCCAGGTCAGCCGGGTGCGCACGGCGCCGCTGTGGACCGCCGACGATGCCGCGCTGTCCGGCGCGGGCCCCCGGGGAGGCCATGGAAGGCGGGCCAGGCGCCGGTTCACGGAGTGCTTCGGGGAGCTGGCGGCGGTGATCTGCCGGGGCGATTCCGGGGGCGGCGCGGCCGACGCGGCGCACAGCTCCCAGGATGTGGCGGACCGTTTCGGCAACGCGCTGTACGGACTCGCCGAACTCGCCCGCGACGAAGGCGGCCTGGCCGGTGCCCTGCGCTCCGAGGCCGCCGTGCGCGCCCTGGAGAGCGCCTGCCGTGCGCCCGGCGCGCTGCGCGCCGCCCGCACCGTCCGGGTCCCCGACCTGCTCGCCGTCGCGGGCCTCATCGAGCGCGCGCTGCGCCCCCTCTCCCTCGACTGGTACGCCGACGACGCGCTCGGCGCGGTCGATCTGTGCCATGCCACCTCCGGCGGACCCGCGGCGCTGCCAGGGCTGCTTGCCAGGCACTTCGCCGGAGTGCCGCTGCTCGTCACCGAGTACGGGGTGCAGCTGCGCGCGCACTACCTCGCCGCGGGCGACACCGGCCTGAGCGCCCCCGCACGCGCCCTGCTCGCCTCCTTCCACGGCCTGCTCGCCGCCGAGGTGTACGACAGGGCCACCCTCATCACCCCCGGCAACACGCACGCCCGCCGCTGGCAGGAGCGCTGCGGCGCCGACCGGGCCAAGCTGCGCACGGTCTACCCCGGCATGGCGTCGGACCGCTTCACGGATGTCGGCGAGAGCGGCTACGACGACCTCACCGCCGACCGCGGCACCCTCTTGTGGGTCGGCCGCATCGAGCCCGCCAAGGACCTGATCTCCCTGCTGCACGCCTTCGCGGACGTCCGCAAGGAGGAGCCCGGCGCGCGGCTGCGCATCGTCGGGGCGCCCGCCGAAGGGCCCGAGGCGGCCGCCTATCTGGCGCACTGCAGGGCGCTCGCCGCGCAGCTCTTCCCGGACGAGGCCGACGGCGCGCACGCGGTCGGCGACAACCCCGTCTCCTTCGAGGAGATCGGCGGGCCCGAGACCCCGGAGCTCGCCGACGCGTACGCGGCCGCGGGCGTCGTCGTCCTGTCGAGCGTCGTCGAGGGCTTCCCGATCAGCCTCGTCGAGGCCATGTACTGCGGCCGCGCGACCGTCTCGACGGACGTCGGCGCGGTCGTGGAGGTCATCGGCGGCACGGGTCTCGTCGTGCCGCCGCGCAATCCGCGGGCGCTCGCGGAGGCGTGCGTGGCGCTCCTGCGCGACCCCGAGCGCTGTGCGCGCCTGGGCGCGGCGGCGCGGGCGAGGGCGCTCGAACTCTTCACCGTCGAGCAGAACGTCGCGGCCTTCCGCGGGATCTATCTGGAGATCGTCTCGCACTGCCCGGTGCGCAGGGAGGCCCTCGACGAGTCGGGCGAACCGGTGCCGTTCGCGAACCCCGCGGAGGCGTCCGTGCCGGGCCGCTGGGCGGTCGCGGTGGGGCGCGCGTCCGGCATGGAGCCCGGCAGCGAGAGCGCGGGGGTGCCGAGGTGGGCCGTGGAACGTGTGCCCGCGGACGCCGAGTTGAAGGGGGCGGCCGTATGA